Proteins found in one Pseudomonas sp. P8_241 genomic segment:
- a CDS encoding translation initiation factor Sui1, with protein MAKKAASFAALGGLVFSTDAGRHCPECSKPVDACICKQTVIPAGDGIARVRRESKGRGGKTVTTITGVPLAEDALKELATTLKKRCGTGGALKDGIIEIQGDHVELLLAELIKHGFKAKKSGG; from the coding sequence GTGGCCAAAAAAGCCGCATCCTTCGCCGCCCTGGGTGGCTTGGTATTTTCCACCGACGCAGGTCGTCATTGCCCGGAATGCAGTAAACCGGTGGACGCCTGTATCTGCAAACAGACCGTTATCCCGGCCGGCGACGGCATCGCTCGCGTGCGTCGCGAAAGCAAGGGCCGTGGCGGCAAGACGGTGACCACCATCACCGGCGTGCCGTTGGCTGAAGACGCGCTCAAGGAACTGGCCACGACGTTGAAGAAACGCTGTGGGACCGGTGGGGCGTTGAAAGACGGGATCATCGAAATCCAGGGCGATCATGTCGAGCTACTCTTGGCTGAACTGATCAAGCACGGTTTCAAGGCAAAGAAGTCCGGCGGCTAG
- the gcbA gene encoding diguanylate cyclase GcbA, whose protein sequence is MTEPEEPSRERLKHHFAQRVIHQARQILEIWQRLQRSEWSTADLSELSEANLRLLRFAERFEQPEHSQLARHIGKSLEAVDANRGRLSSGLITDLNRLMQRLSRTGLRHGDQLDQTFLPPLRKPIYVMLQDHDRAERLAKQLEFFGLSAQSLESVAAFRSSMVERLPAAIVMDVDFSGPGVGLKLAAEAQEGLDHQLPLLFFSLHETDTPTRLAAVRAGGQEFLTGTLEASSLLEKIEVLTCVAQYEPYKVLIIDDSRAQALHTERLLNSAGIVTRTLIEPIQAMAELADFQPDLIILDMYMPACTGTELAKVIRHNDRYVSVPIIYLSAEDDLDKQLDAMSEGGDDFLTKPIKPRHLITTVRNRAARARNLKARMVRDSLTGLYNHTHILQLLEDCSFRARREQKPLSFAMLDIDHFKRVNDSHGHPMGDRVIKSLALFLKQRLRKTDFIGRYGGEEFAIVMPDTDIEAAHNVLNEIRQRFAEIHYPAQPQDLWCTFSAGVVQMCENSDSLTMASQADEALYHAKNAGRNRVQAAPASKQSATFLSDSTDTVITL, encoded by the coding sequence ATGACCGAGCCAGAAGAGCCCAGCCGCGAGCGCCTCAAGCACCACTTTGCCCAGCGGGTAATTCATCAGGCACGTCAGATCCTTGAGATATGGCAACGCCTGCAACGCAGCGAGTGGTCCACTGCCGACCTTTCGGAGTTGAGCGAGGCCAACTTGCGGCTGTTGCGATTTGCCGAGCGTTTCGAACAACCGGAACACTCGCAGCTGGCACGCCATATCGGCAAATCGCTGGAGGCCGTTGACGCCAATCGCGGGCGCCTGAGCAGCGGCCTGATCACTGATCTCAATCGCTTGATGCAGCGCCTGTCGCGTACCGGTCTGCGCCATGGCGATCAGCTCGATCAGACCTTCCTGCCACCGCTGCGCAAGCCGATCTACGTGATGTTGCAGGATCACGACCGTGCCGAGCGCCTGGCCAAGCAACTGGAGTTTTTCGGGCTCAGCGCCCAATCCCTGGAAAGCGTAGCCGCGTTTCGCTCCTCTATGGTCGAGCGGCTGCCAGCGGCGATTGTCATGGACGTTGACTTCAGTGGTCCCGGCGTTGGCCTGAAACTGGCCGCAGAAGCCCAGGAAGGCCTGGATCATCAACTGCCGCTACTGTTCTTCAGCCTGCACGAAACCGATACGCCGACCCGCCTCGCCGCCGTGCGTGCCGGTGGTCAGGAATTCCTCACCGGCACCCTCGAAGCGTCGAGCCTGCTGGAGAAAATCGAAGTCCTGACCTGCGTTGCCCAGTACGAACCTTACAAAGTGCTGATCATCGACGACTCCCGCGCCCAGGCTTTGCACACCGAACGTCTGCTCAACAGCGCCGGGATCGTCACCCGGACCTTGATCGAACCGATCCAGGCCATGGCCGAACTGGCGGACTTTCAACCCGATCTGATTATCCTCGACATGTACATGCCGGCCTGCACTGGCACGGAACTGGCCAAGGTAATCCGCCACAACGACCGCTATGTCAGCGTACCGATCATTTACCTGTCCGCCGAAGACGATCTGGACAAGCAGCTTGACGCAATGAGCGAGGGCGGCGATGACTTCCTGACCAAACCGATCAAGCCGCGGCACCTGATCACCACCGTGCGCAACCGTGCGGCCCGGGCGCGCAATCTCAAGGCGCGGATGGTCCGCGACAGCCTCACCGGCCTGTACAACCACACCCACATTCTGCAATTGCTTGAAGACTGCTCGTTTCGAGCTCGTCGCGAGCAAAAGCCGCTGAGCTTTGCCATGCTCGATATCGACCACTTCAAACGGGTCAATGACAGCCACGGTCATCCCATGGGGGACCGCGTGATCAAGAGCCTGGCGCTGTTTCTCAAGCAGCGCCTGCGCAAAACCGACTTCATCGGCCGATACGGTGGTGAGGAGTTCGCGATTGTGATGCCGGACACCGACATCGAGGCGGCCCACAACGTGCTCAACGAAATCCGCCAGCGTTTTGCCGAAATTCATTACCCGGCGCAACCCCAGGACCTCTGGTGCACATTCAGTGCCGGGGTGGTCCAGATGTGCGAAAACTCCGACAGTCTGACGATGGCCAGTCAGGCGGACGAGGCGCTCTACCACGCCAAAAATGCCGGACGCAACCGCGTACAGGCTGCTCCGGCGTCAAAGCAAAGTGCCACTTTTTTATCGGATTCGACCGATACGGTCATAACTCTGTAA
- the aroQ gene encoding type II 3-dehydroquinate dehydratase, which yields MATLLVLHGPNLNLLGTREPGTYGATTLAQINQDLERRAREAGHHLLYLQSNAEYELIDRIHAARSEGVDFILINPAAFTHTSVALRDALLAVSIPFIEVHLSNVHKREPFRHHSYFSDVAVGVICGLGASGYRLALEAALEQLEQQVNRP from the coding sequence ATGGCGACGCTACTCGTTCTGCACGGACCCAACCTGAATTTGCTTGGCACCCGTGAACCGGGCACCTATGGCGCTACGACTCTGGCGCAGATCAACCAGGACCTGGAACGCCGCGCCCGCGAAGCCGGCCACCATTTGCTGTACCTGCAAAGCAATGCCGAGTACGAATTGATCGATCGCATCCACGCTGCGCGCAGCGAAGGTGTGGACTTCATTTTGATCAATCCAGCAGCTTTTACGCATACGAGTGTCGCATTACGTGACGCGCTGCTGGCGGTGAGCATCCCATTCATCGAAGTGCATTTGTCTAACGTGCACAAACGCGAACCTTTCCGCCATCACTCTTACTTCTCCGATGTAGCGGTGGGAGTGATCTGCGGCCTTGGCGCCAGCGGTTACCGACTGGCCCTGGAGGCCGCCCTGGAACAGCTTGAACAACAAGTTAACCGCCCCTGA
- a CDS encoding NUDIX hydrolase — MVDSSIDNLREAAHRAASDAEQIAWVDEQDNLLGALVRSDLRERGLIGRGTYIMLFNSAGELCVHRRTLSKAIYPGYWDVAAGGMVLASETYAESAARELEEELGVSGVELIAHDHFFFEDTGNRLWCSAFSAVWDGPLILQPEEVLEARFIPVDQVMLEIEQKPYCPDSLAALKRYLKAQQSNVAKPL, encoded by the coding sequence ATGGTCGATAGCTCTATCGATAACCTGCGAGAGGCCGCGCACCGTGCGGCCTCGGATGCCGAGCAAATTGCCTGGGTCGACGAGCAGGACAACCTGCTCGGCGCCCTGGTCCGTTCCGATTTGCGCGAGCGCGGGCTGATCGGGCGCGGCACCTACATTATGTTGTTCAACTCTGCCGGTGAACTGTGTGTGCATCGGCGCACGCTGAGCAAGGCGATTTACCCCGGTTATTGGGACGTGGCGGCGGGTGGAATGGTGCTGGCCAGTGAAACCTACGCCGAATCGGCGGCCAGGGAGCTTGAAGAAGAGTTGGGCGTCAGTGGCGTAGAGCTGATCGCCCATGACCACTTTTTCTTTGAAGACACCGGCAATCGTCTCTGGTGCTCGGCCTTTTCGGCGGTCTGGGACGGGCCGTTGATACTGCAGCCGGAAGAGGTGCTCGAAGCGCGCTTTATTCCCGTCGATCAGGTCATGCTGGAAATCGAGCAGAAGCCTTATTGCCCGGACTCTTTGGCTGCGTTGAAGCGCTATCTGAAGGCTCAACAAAGCAACGTCGCAAAACCGCTATAA
- the accB gene encoding acetyl-CoA carboxylase biotin carboxyl carrier protein, producing MDIRKVKKLIELLEESGIDELEIKEGEESVRISRHSKTPAQQYYAPAPMPAPAAAPVAAAAPAAAAAPAAPAAPALNGTVARSPMVGTFYRKSSPSSPSFVEVGQTVKKGDTLCIVEAMKMMNHIEAETSGVIESILVEDGQPVEYDQPLFTIV from the coding sequence ATGGATATCCGTAAAGTTAAGAAACTGATCGAATTGCTGGAAGAGTCCGGCATCGACGAGCTCGAGATCAAGGAAGGCGAAGAGTCCGTACGCATCAGCCGTCACAGCAAGACCCCGGCTCAGCAGTACTACGCGCCGGCTCCAATGCCAGCTCCGGCTGCCGCGCCTGTCGCTGCCGCCGCTCCAGCTGCCGCTGCCGCCCCTGCTGCTCCGGCCGCCCCTGCACTGAACGGCACCGTTGCCCGTTCGCCGATGGTCGGTACGTTCTACCGCAAATCTTCGCCATCCTCGCCGTCCTTCGTTGAAGTCGGTCAGACCGTGAAGAAAGGCGACACCCTGTGTATCGTTGAAGCCATGAAGATGATGAACCACATCGAAGCTGAAACCAGCGGTGTGATCGAATCCATCCTCGTTGAAGACGGCCAGCCGGTTGAGTACGACCAACCGCTGTTCACCATCGTTTGA
- a CDS encoding protein-disulfide reductase DsbD yields the protein MRRLLYLLLLVFALPVTATGLLESRPSSTLGSINNSADFLPVREAFQLSLVDSTPQSIKLRFVATEGYYLYRHRFQFRADPADALLGTARLPDGQKKHDEYFGDVEVYHGILDVELPRTDSRAFTLVVTYQGCADKGLCYPPETERLSISDSSAAGTPYNWSWRELALFFLAGLGLTFTPCVLPMLPILSGVVLRGQVGGLRGFNLSLAYVLPMAACFALLGALMGMFGAQLNLQARLQSAWVLVPFAMFFAVFALAMFGVFELKLPQAISSRLDRIAGRTEGGSLWGAAVLGVVSSLLVSPCVSAPLAGALLYISASGDALGGGIKLFMLGLGMGAPLLLVATGGAAWLPKSGPWLVYVKNAIGVLLLGLAIGLLSRVLPGQVTLLMIGLLAGGVGLFMGALEFVYKPPRKRLGQLLGMFLLFYALSCWYGAFSGQTDPFNPIGQPRIAAGAAQAQSISAWQTVSTPADLDQVLSQARSSNTPLLLDWYADWCISCKVIEHEVLNDPIVVERLKGYRLIRFDITASNAEQRALLDHYQLFGPPALMFFGKDGAERADVRVIGEINAKNFAERVAKANDQN from the coding sequence ATGCGCCGTTTGCTCTACCTGCTGCTTTTAGTCTTCGCCTTGCCGGTCACCGCCACCGGTTTGCTGGAGAGCCGACCCAGTTCCACTCTGGGCTCGATCAACAACAGCGCAGACTTTTTGCCGGTGCGCGAAGCCTTTCAGCTGAGTCTGGTCGACAGTACGCCGCAATCGATCAAACTGCGTTTTGTCGCCACCGAGGGCTACTACCTCTATCGCCATCGATTTCAATTTCGTGCCGATCCGGCCGACGCCCTGCTCGGCACGGCACGCCTGCCCGACGGGCAAAAAAAGCACGATGAGTATTTTGGCGATGTAGAGGTCTATCACGGCATTCTCGACGTCGAGCTACCGCGCACTGACTCACGCGCTTTCACCCTGGTCGTGACGTATCAGGGCTGCGCCGACAAAGGCCTGTGCTATCCGCCCGAAACCGAGCGCCTGAGCATCAGTGACAGTAGCGCCGCAGGGACTCCCTACAACTGGAGCTGGCGAGAACTGGCGCTGTTCTTCCTCGCCGGTCTGGGCCTGACGTTCACGCCCTGCGTGCTACCGATGCTGCCGATTCTGTCGGGCGTTGTCTTGCGCGGTCAGGTGGGCGGCTTGCGCGGGTTCAATCTTTCGCTGGCGTACGTGCTGCCTATGGCTGCCTGCTTCGCCCTGCTCGGCGCCTTGATGGGGATGTTCGGCGCGCAGTTGAATCTTCAGGCACGCCTCCAATCCGCTTGGGTGCTGGTGCCGTTCGCGATGTTTTTTGCAGTGTTTGCCCTGGCGATGTTCGGCGTATTTGAACTGAAGTTGCCGCAAGCCATCAGCAGTCGCCTGGACCGCATCGCCGGCCGCACCGAGGGCGGCTCCCTGTGGGGTGCCGCGGTGTTGGGCGTAGTGTCCAGCCTGCTGGTTTCGCCCTGCGTTTCGGCGCCCCTGGCCGGTGCATTGTTGTACATCAGCGCCAGTGGTGATGCCTTGGGCGGTGGAATCAAACTGTTCATGCTCGGCCTCGGCATGGGCGCCCCGCTGCTGCTGGTGGCCACAGGCGGCGCGGCCTGGTTACCGAAAAGCGGACCCTGGCTGGTCTACGTAAAAAATGCGATTGGCGTGTTGCTGCTGGGCCTGGCAATCGGCTTGCTCAGCCGTGTCTTGCCCGGCCAGGTCACCTTGCTGATGATCGGCTTGCTGGCCGGCGGTGTCGGGTTATTCATGGGCGCGCTGGAGTTCGTCTACAAACCGCCGAGAAAACGCCTGGGACAGTTGCTCGGGATGTTTTTGCTCTTTTATGCGCTGTCCTGCTGGTACGGTGCGTTCAGTGGCCAGACCGACCCGTTCAATCCAATTGGCCAGCCGCGCATCGCCGCAGGTGCCGCCCAAGCGCAAAGCATCAGTGCCTGGCAAACCGTCAGCACTCCGGCGGATCTGGATCAGGTACTCAGCCAAGCACGATCCTCCAACACGCCGCTGTTGCTCGATTGGTACGCCGATTGGTGCATCAGCTGCAAAGTCATCGAACATGAAGTGCTAAACGATCCGATCGTCGTCGAACGCCTCAAGGGCTACCGGCTGATCCGCTTCGACATCACCGCCAGCAACGCCGAACAACGCGCCCTGCTCGACCACTATCAGCTGTTCGGACCTCCGGCGCTGATGTTTTTCGGCAAGGACGGTGCGGAACGCGCCGATGTTCGGGTGATCGGCGAGATCAACGCAAAAAACTTCGCCGAACGTGTTGCGAAGGCTAATGACCAGAATTAA
- the accC gene encoding acetyl-CoA carboxylase biotin carboxylase subunit has product MTAKLEKVLIANRGEIALRILRACKEMGIKTVAVYSKADKELMHLGLADESVCIGPASAAHSYLHIPAIIAAAEVTGATAIHPGYGFLAENADFAEQVENSGFAFIGPKAETIRLMGDKVSAKHAMIAAGVPTVPGSDGPLPEDEETALRIGREVGYPVIIKAAGGGGGRGMRVVHKEEDLISSAQLTRSEAGAAFGNPMVYLEKFLTNPRHVEVQVLSDGQGQAIHLGDRDCSLQRRHQKVLEEAPAPGIDEQARQEVFARCVKACIDIGYRGAGTFEFLYENGRFYFIEMNTRVQVEHPVSEMVTGIDIVKEMLSIAAGNKLSFTQDDVVIRGHALECRINAEDPKTFMPSPGTVKHFHAPGGNGVRVDSHLYSGYAVPPNYDSLIGKLITYGATRDEAMARMRNALDEIVVDGIKTNIPLHRDLTRDEGFCKGGVNIHYLEHKLAGEKH; this is encoded by the coding sequence ATGACTGCGAAGTTGGAAAAAGTTCTGATCGCCAACCGCGGTGAGATCGCCCTGCGGATCCTGCGCGCCTGCAAAGAGATGGGCATCAAGACCGTCGCCGTTTACTCCAAGGCTGACAAGGAACTGATGCACCTGGGCCTGGCAGACGAATCCGTCTGCATCGGTCCGGCATCGGCCGCCCACTCCTACCTGCACATTCCGGCAATCATCGCCGCGGCCGAAGTGACGGGCGCCACTGCCATTCACCCTGGCTACGGCTTCCTTGCGGAAAACGCCGACTTCGCCGAGCAGGTCGAAAACTCCGGCTTCGCTTTCATCGGTCCAAAAGCCGAAACCATTCGCCTGATGGGCGACAAGGTTTCGGCCAAGCACGCGATGATCGCCGCTGGCGTACCGACCGTTCCGGGCTCTGACGGCCCGCTGCCGGAGGACGAAGAAACCGCTCTGCGCATTGGTCGTGAAGTCGGTTACCCGGTGATCATCAAGGCCGCCGGCGGCGGTGGTGGTCGCGGCATGCGCGTTGTGCACAAGGAAGAAGACCTGATTTCCTCGGCACAACTGACCCGCTCCGAAGCAGGCGCGGCGTTCGGCAACCCGATGGTCTATCTGGAAAAATTCCTGACCAACCCACGTCACGTGGAAGTTCAGGTTCTTTCCGACGGCCAGGGCCAGGCCATCCATCTGGGTGACCGCGATTGCTCGCTGCAACGTCGCCACCAGAAAGTCCTCGAAGAAGCGCCGGCACCGGGCATCGACGAGCAGGCTCGCCAGGAAGTCTTCGCCCGCTGCGTCAAGGCGTGCATCGACATCGGTTACCGTGGCGCCGGCACTTTCGAGTTCCTCTACGAAAACGGTCGTTTCTACTTCATCGAGATGAACACTCGTGTCCAGGTAGAGCACCCGGTTTCGGAAATGGTCACCGGTATCGACATCGTCAAGGAGATGCTCAGCATCGCCGCCGGCAACAAGCTGTCGTTCACCCAGGATGACGTGGTCATCCGCGGTCACGCGCTGGAATGCCGGATCAACGCCGAAGACCCGAAGACCTTCATGCCGAGCCCGGGCACGGTCAAGCACTTCCATGCACCAGGCGGCAACGGCGTTCGCGTCGATTCGCACCTGTACAGTGGATATGCCGTTCCGCCGAACTACGATTCGTTGATCGGCAAGCTGATCACCTACGGCGCAACCCGTGACGAAGCCATGGCGCGCATGCGCAATGCGCTGGACGAAATCGTGGTCGACGGGATCAAGACCAACATCCCGTTGCACCGCGACCTGACCCGCGACGAAGGCTTCTGCAAAGGGGGTGTGAACATTCACTACCTCGAGCACAAGCTGGCTGGCGAGAAGCACTAA
- a CDS encoding methyl-accepting chemotaxis protein produces MRLKLLTNLNTLLLVAVCVALGITLWWSQKALERPYLLMERYLGLSRSFQNEVVRSVEDYLASGDALRLSSASQAIDRLQKELGELPPALEQTLRPSLSNLSEFSKTELLAAGKLAGDPQALLLQAERELGASLDQLNQYASGNAAYLAPLLIASQHLAKLSLARDKLVSSGRSELAADVEREVANIRAQAEKLDALPLLGVTASSESSTDDFASMMGLENTEKAAAEDAGVGLKRELNSLLSRYPAELARTRDQIRKRADLSTATHLKISYVQQAIAGLEPVVRAQHGQIQSEVRLMQGIMIGLILLIALLIDTLQRKLARTLTNLAPALSTWAEGDFSRDIQLGNSNRELHDIEASLNRLRAYLVDLVGTIRRNAELVAGSSRTLADLSNDLHDGAEHQAGDTALIRDSLSELEATIQQVAGDASQAADASRHAGLAVEHGQKVIGLSLTGLHALVGEVQGNAQMIEHLAEESATIGGVLTVIRSIAEQTNLLALNAAIEAARAGEMGRGFAVVAEEVRSLAQRTAGATAEIQTLIAGLQTAARQSVVGMRAQVEHAEATASQAQAADGALDKIVAAIQTISDTAVRIADITAQQSGAVSEIRDHSERIHQLGGDNLLRIGEGREQGENLLVLGGRLHTAVQAFRV; encoded by the coding sequence ATGCGCCTGAAGCTGCTGACCAATCTCAATACCCTCCTGTTGGTGGCCGTCTGCGTGGCCCTCGGCATCACGCTGTGGTGGTCGCAAAAAGCCCTTGAGCGCCCGTATTTGTTGATGGAGCGCTACCTGGGCCTTTCCCGGTCATTTCAAAATGAAGTGGTGCGCAGCGTTGAAGACTATCTCGCAAGCGGCGATGCCCTACGCCTGAGCAGTGCCAGCCAGGCCATCGACCGCCTGCAAAAGGAGCTCGGCGAATTACCGCCGGCACTGGAGCAGACCTTGCGCCCCAGCCTCTCAAACTTGAGTGAGTTCAGCAAAACCGAGCTGCTGGCGGCCGGCAAACTCGCCGGCGATCCGCAGGCGCTATTACTGCAAGCCGAACGGGAACTCGGCGCCAGCCTTGATCAACTCAACCAGTACGCCAGCGGCAACGCGGCCTATCTGGCGCCACTGCTCATCGCCTCGCAACATCTGGCCAAACTGTCGCTTGCCCGGGACAAGCTGGTCAGCAGCGGTCGCAGCGAATTGGCCGCCGATGTCGAACGAGAAGTCGCCAACATTCGCGCCCAAGCGGAAAAACTCGACGCCCTGCCGTTGCTCGGCGTGACCGCCAGCAGCGAATCGAGCACCGATGATTTCGCTTCGATGATGGGTCTGGAGAACACTGAAAAGGCCGCAGCCGAAGATGCCGGCGTTGGGCTCAAACGCGAACTCAACAGTCTGCTCAGCCGTTACCCGGCCGAACTCGCGCGCACCCGCGATCAAATCCGCAAACGCGCCGACCTCAGTACGGCGACGCACCTGAAAATCTCCTACGTGCAGCAGGCCATCGCCGGACTGGAGCCCGTGGTGCGTGCCCAGCACGGGCAGATCCAGAGTGAAGTGCGACTCATGCAAGGGATAATGATCGGTCTGATCTTGCTGATCGCCCTGCTGATCGACACGTTGCAACGCAAGCTCGCCCGGACCCTCACCAACCTTGCTCCGGCTCTGTCGACCTGGGCTGAAGGCGACTTCAGCCGGGATATCCAACTGGGCAACAGCAACCGCGAATTGCATGACATTGAAGCGTCTCTCAATCGCCTGCGTGCCTATCTGGTGGACCTGGTGGGAACGATTCGCCGCAATGCCGAGCTGGTGGCCGGCAGCAGCCGGACGCTGGCCGACCTCAGCAATGACCTGCATGACGGGGCGGAACATCAGGCCGGTGATACGGCGCTGATTCGTGATTCACTCAGCGAACTGGAGGCCACCATTCAACAAGTGGCCGGCGACGCCAGCCAGGCCGCCGACGCCAGCCGTCACGCGGGGCTGGCGGTCGAGCATGGGCAGAAAGTCATTGGCTTGAGTCTTACTGGCCTGCATGCGTTGGTGGGCGAAGTGCAAGGCAATGCGCAAATGATTGAGCACCTGGCCGAGGAGTCCGCCACGATCGGCGGCGTATTGACGGTCATTCGCTCGATTGCCGAGCAGACCAACCTGCTGGCGCTCAACGCCGCCATTGAAGCGGCTCGCGCCGGAGAAATGGGCCGAGGGTTTGCCGTGGTCGCGGAAGAGGTTCGGTCACTGGCGCAACGCACTGCCGGGGCCACAGCCGAGATCCAGACCTTGATCGCCGGCCTGCAAACCGCCGCGCGGCAGTCGGTAGTGGGCATGCGCGCCCAGGTCGAACACGCTGAAGCCACCGCCAGCCAGGCTCAAGCAGCCGATGGCGCGCTGGATAAAATCGTCGCGGCGATCCAGACCATTTCCGACACGGCGGTACGCATCGCCGATATCACCGCCCAGCAAAGCGGCGCTGTCAGCGAGATACGCGATCACAGCGAGCGAATTCACCAGCTGGGTGGGGATAACTTGCTGCGCATTGGCGAAGGGCGTGAGCAGGGAGAGAACCTGCTGGTACTGGGTGGGCGCCTGCATACTGCCGTTCAGGCTTTTCGCGTCTGA
- the prmA gene encoding 50S ribosomal protein L11 methyltransferase: MPWLQVRLAISPEQAETYEDAFLEVGAVSVTFMDAEDQPIFEPELNTTPLWSHTHLLALFEGGTEAASVLAHLELLTGGPLPEHHSEVIEDQDWERTWMDGFQPMRFGQRLWIVPSWHAAPEPDAVNLLLDPGLAFGTGTHPTTALCLEWLDGQELKDCNVLDFGCGSGILAIAALLLGAREAVGTDIDVQALEASRDNAGRNNIAEHLFPLYLPEDLPQVPADVLVANILAGPLVSLAPQLTRLVKSGGRLALSGILAEQGDEVAAAYAKDFDLDPIANRDGWVRITGRRR; this comes from the coding sequence ATGCCTTGGCTGCAAGTACGTCTCGCCATCAGCCCAGAACAAGCCGAAACCTACGAAGACGCTTTCCTTGAGGTCGGGGCCGTCTCGGTGACCTTCATGGACGCCGAAGATCAGCCGATCTTCGAACCGGAACTCAATACCACGCCGCTGTGGTCCCACACGCATCTGCTGGCCCTGTTCGAAGGTGGCACCGAAGCCGCCAGCGTACTGGCTCATCTCGAATTGCTCACCGGCGGCCCACTACCCGAACATCACAGCGAAGTGATCGAAGACCAGGACTGGGAACGCACGTGGATGGACGGTTTCCAGCCGATGCGTTTTGGCCAGCGCCTGTGGATCGTGCCGAGCTGGCACGCCGCGCCTGAGCCGGATGCGGTCAATCTGCTGCTGGATCCGGGCCTCGCATTCGGCACCGGCACCCACCCGACCACCGCGCTGTGCCTTGAATGGCTCGATGGCCAGGAGCTGAAAGACTGCAACGTGCTGGACTTCGGTTGCGGCTCGGGGATTCTGGCGATTGCCGCCCTGCTGCTGGGTGCCAGGGAAGCCGTGGGCACCGACATCGACGTGCAGGCGCTGGAAGCCTCGCGCGACAACGCCGGACGCAACAACATTGCCGAGCACCTGTTCCCGCTGTACCTGCCGGAAGATCTGCCGCAGGTTCCGGCGGACGTACTGGTCGCGAACATTCTCGCCGGCCCTCTGGTATCCCTGGCACCACAACTGACCCGCCTGGTAAAATCGGGCGGGCGTCTGGCGCTTTCCGGCATACTCGCCGAGCAAGGCGATGAAGTGGCTGCCGCGTACGCCAAAGACTTCGATCTGGACCCGATCGCCAATCGCGATGGCTGGGTGCGCATCACTGGCCGTCGGCGCTAG
- a CDS encoding DUF2333 family protein has protein sequence MLDWKNRAGSAPERAAEPKSATRTYLGGLLFSRALATLIGLYLLVASVLGWYWSQEPALFPVQQTAQQAAEKEGKQMVVGYTTVETLKTVAGTLLTKPGGYISNDRFPPGLWMDNMPSWEYGVLVQVRDLSRALRKDFARSQSQSAEDADLAKAEPRFNFDNKSWVLPSSESEYQEGINSLSRYQARLSDPNQKSALFYARADNLNNWLGDVGTRLGSLSQRLSASVGRVKLNTALKTEVVAPGEVPQVDEEIVETPWMQIDNVFYEARGQAWALSHLLRAIEVDFADVLAKKNATVSVRQIIRELEASQEPVWSPMILNGSGFGVLANHSLVMANYISRANAAVIDLRQLLNQG, from the coding sequence ATGCTGGACTGGAAGAACCGCGCAGGCAGTGCGCCTGAACGTGCCGCTGAGCCCAAGTCGGCCACCCGCACTTATTTGGGCGGTCTGTTGTTCAGCCGTGCGCTGGCCACTCTGATCGGACTCTACTTGCTGGTGGCGAGTGTTCTGGGATGGTACTGGAGCCAGGAGCCCGCGCTGTTCCCTGTTCAGCAAACGGCCCAGCAAGCCGCTGAAAAAGAAGGCAAGCAGATGGTCGTCGGCTACACCACGGTCGAAACGCTCAAGACCGTCGCGGGCACTTTGCTGACCAAGCCGGGCGGTTACATTTCCAACGACCGTTTCCCGCCAGGCCTGTGGATGGACAACATGCCGAGCTGGGAATACGGCGTGCTGGTGCAGGTCCGTGACCTGAGCCGTGCGTTGCGCAAAGACTTCGCCCGTTCGCAGTCTCAGTCCGCCGAGGACGCCGACCTGGCCAAGGCCGAGCCGCGTTTCAACTTCGACAATAAAAGCTGGGTGCTGCCATCCAGTGAGTCCGAATACCAGGAAGGGATCAACTCCCTGAGCCGTTATCAGGCGCGCCTGTCCGACCCGAACCAGAAAAGCGCGCTGTTCTACGCCCGCGCCGACAACCTCAACAACTGGCTGGGTGATGTCGGGACCCGACTGGGTTCGCTGTCGCAACGGCTGTCGGCCAGCGTTGGTCGGGTCAAGCTCAACACTGCTTTGAAAACCGAAGTCGTGGCGCCGGGTGAAGTGCCGCAGGTCGACGAAGAAATCGTCGAGACGCCGTGGATGCAGATCGACAACGTGTTCTACGAAGCCCGGGGTCAGGCGTGGGCTTTGTCTCACCTGCTGCGCGCCATCGAAGTCGACTTCGCCGATGTACTGGCCAAGAAGAACGCCACTGTCAGCGTGCGCCAGATCATTCGTGAACTGGAAGCGTCGCAGGAGCCGGTGTGGAGTCCGATGATTCTCAACGGGAGCGGCTTCGGCGTGCTGGCCAACCACTCGCTGGTCATGGCCAACTACATTTCCCGGGCCAATGCGGCGGTGATCGATTTGCGTCAACTGCTCAATCAGGGCTGA